A genomic window from Brassica oleracea var. oleracea cultivar TO1000 chromosome C8, BOL, whole genome shotgun sequence includes:
- the LOC106307739 gene encoding dnaJ protein ERDJ3B, producing the protein MAIRRSKLCIALFALSYAICVFAGKSYYDVLQVPKGASDEQIKRAYRKLALKYHPDKNQGNEEATRKFAEINNAYEVLSDEEKREVYNRYGEEGLKQHAANGGRGGGGGMNMQDIFSQFFGGGGSMEEEEKVVKGDDVIVELEATLEDLYMGGSMKVWREKNVIKPAPGKRNCNCRDEVYHRQIGPGMFQQMTEQVCDKCPNVKFEREGYFVTVDIEKGMKDGEEVSFYEDGEPILDGDPGDLKFRIKTAPHARFRRDGNDLHMNVNITLVEALVGFEKSFKHLDEHEVDISSKGITKPKEVKKFKGEGMPLHYSTKKGSLFVTFEVLFPSSLTEDQKKKIKEVLA; encoded by the exons ATGGCGATTCGTCGCTCGAAGCTATGCATCGCATTGTTCGCGCTCTCTTACGCCATCTGCGTCTTCGCCGG GAAGAGCTACTACGATGTGTTGCAAGTGCCGAAAGGTGCGTCTGATGAACAGATTAAGAGAGCTTACAGGAAACTCGCTTTGAAGTATCATCCCGATAAGAATCAAGGCAACGAAGAAGCCACTCGCAAATTCGCCGAGATCAACAACG CTTATGAAGTGCTCTCGGATGAGGAGAAGAGGGAGGTGTATAACAGATATGGTGAAGAAGGGCTCAAACAGCATGCTGCTAATGGTGGACGTGGAGGTGGAGGAGGCATGAATATGCAGGACATCTTTAGCCA GTTTTTTGGTGGTGGTGGCTCGATGGAGGAAGAAGAGAAGGTTGTCAAGGGTGATGACGTGATTGTGGAACTTGAGGCCACTCTAGAAGATTTATACATGGGAGGCTCTATGAAG GTATGGAGGGAAAAGAATGTAATAAAACCAGCTCCTGGAAAGAGAAATTGCAACTGCAGGGATGAGGTTTATCACAGGCAAATTGGTCCTGGAATGTTCCAACAGATGACAGAGCAG GTCTGTGATAAATGCCCAAATGTTAAGTTCGAACGCGAAGGATACTTTGTCACAGTTGATATCGAGAAAGGGATGAAAGACGGAGAA GAAGTGTCTTTCTACGAAGATGGTGAACCCATTCTCGACGGTGACCCTGGTGACCTTAAG TTCCGAATCAAAACAGCACCACATGCCCGGTTCAGGAGAGATGGCAACGATCTACACATGAACGTCAACATTACACTG GTTGAGGCGCTAGTTGGTTTTGAGAAATCATTCAAACACTTGGATGAGCACGAAGTTGACATCAGTTCGAAG GGAATTACAAAGCCCAAGGAAGTGAAGAAGTTTAAAGGAGAAGGGATGCCACTACACTATAGCACAAAGAAAGGCAGCCTATTTGTCACATTTGAGGTCTTGTTTCCTTCTTCTCTCACCGAGGATCAGAAGAAGAAGATTAAAGAAGTCTTGGCTTAG
- the LOC106309687 gene encoding uncharacterized protein LOC106309687 isoform X3, with protein sequence MFAARVRASLKPLLHGRHSSSLNRNREIVAISRRVVLDRFNGGDWTLSSLRSNGNGERIKLFHRGVHCSSTQCYSSESDGVKAHTNMDDLFSELGSVKKDRNREAVVELLTKKPETFQVEKPELSQKTKGKKKKKKHEQASDSVSKPKLMTEKTEASESVSKPKLLTEKPEASWKTNGKSKMEAHASSPARNVMDSFSKPTESSSPIPDHESKAQEEKETSSTGSSISDTPPNHLSSVLVIRIGNLNSETTDSEIHSRCLSIGSFEGLVRVREDSVEVLFRARSMNEANSILKKLNEATVDHSQWTAEVVPEANEASKEQMGRRISSSFEDMKTQLMMRQILVRDLEMLVHSVVHLENHPMDQEGN encoded by the exons ATGTTTGCGGCGAGAGTAAGAGCTTCTCTTAAACCTTTGCTCCACGGAAGACACAGCTCCTCTCTAAACCGAAACC GTGAAATTGTAGCGATTTCGAGGCGTGTTGTACTCGATAG GTTCAACGGTGGAGATTGGACTCTGTCTAGCTTGCGTTCAAATGGAAACGGAGAAAGAATCAAACTTTTTCACCGGGGAGTTCACTGTAGTTCCACACAGTGCTATTCCTCGGAATCTGATG GAGTGAAAGCTCACACAAATATGGATGATCTTTTCTCAGAGCTGGGTTCTGTGAAGAAAGACCGGAACCGGGAAGCGGTCGTGGAGCTGTTAACTAAGAAGCCAGAGACGTTCCAGGTTGAGAAACCAGAGCTTTCTCAG AAAACCAAAGGCAAGAAGAAGAAGAAGAAGCATGAACAAGCTTCTGATTCAGTTTCTAAGCCGAAGTTGATGACAGAAAAGACTGAAGCTTCTGAATCAGTTTCCAAGCCGAAGTTGTTGACCGAAAAGCCTGAAGCTTCTTGG AAGACTAATGGCAAGAGCAAAATGGAAGCACATGCCTCTTCCCCAGCAAGAAATGTTATGGACTCCTTCTCCAAGCCAACCGAGTCATCCTCTCCAATTCCAGATCACGAATCCAAGGCCCAGGAGGAAAAGGAAACTAGCTCAACTGGCTCTTCTATCTCCGATACACCCCCAAACCATCTATCTTCGGTTCTGGTTATAAGGATTGGTAATCTAAACTCGGAAACAACTGATTCAGAGATACACTCGAGGTGCTTGTCCATTGGCTCTTTCGAAGGACTTGTTAGAGTTAGAGAGGACAGTGTTGAGGTTTTGTTTCGAGCTAGAAGCATGAACGAAGCAAATTCTATACTGAAAAA GCTAAACGAAGCAACCGTAGATCACTCTCAATGGACGGCTGAGGTTGTACCAGAAGCCAATGAAGCTTCTAAAGAGCAAATGGGTAGGCGGATCAGTAGTTCTTTCGAAGATATGAAGACGCAACTAATGATGCGACAGATTCTTGTGAGAGACTTGGAAATGTTGGTGCACTCGGTAGTACATCTGGAGAATCATCCAATGGATCAAGAAGGAAACTAA
- the LOC106309687 gene encoding uncharacterized protein LOC106309687 isoform X1 codes for MFAARVRASLKPLLHGRHSSSLNRNRTLASEIVAISRRVVLDRFNGGDWTLSSLRSNGNGERIKLFHRGVHCSSTQCYSSESDGVKAHTNMDDLFSELGSVKKDRNREAVVELLTKKPETFQVEKPELSQKTKGKKKKKKHEQASDSVSKPKLMTEKTEASESVSKPKLLTEKPEASWKTNGKSKMEAHASSPARNVMDSFSKPTESSSPIPDHESKAQEEKETSSTGSSISDTPPNHLSSVLVIRIGNLNSETTDSEIHSRCLSIGSFEGLVRVREDSVEVLFRARSMNEANSILKKLNEATVDHSQWTAEVVPEANEASKEQMGRRISSSFEDMKTQLMMRQILVRDLEMLVHSVVHLENHPMDQEGN; via the exons ATGTTTGCGGCGAGAGTAAGAGCTTCTCTTAAACCTTTGCTCCACGGAAGACACAGCTCCTCTCTAAACCGAAACCGTACGTTAGCAA GTGAAATTGTAGCGATTTCGAGGCGTGTTGTACTCGATAG GTTCAACGGTGGAGATTGGACTCTGTCTAGCTTGCGTTCAAATGGAAACGGAGAAAGAATCAAACTTTTTCACCGGGGAGTTCACTGTAGTTCCACACAGTGCTATTCCTCGGAATCTGATG GAGTGAAAGCTCACACAAATATGGATGATCTTTTCTCAGAGCTGGGTTCTGTGAAGAAAGACCGGAACCGGGAAGCGGTCGTGGAGCTGTTAACTAAGAAGCCAGAGACGTTCCAGGTTGAGAAACCAGAGCTTTCTCAG AAAACCAAAGGCAAGAAGAAGAAGAAGAAGCATGAACAAGCTTCTGATTCAGTTTCTAAGCCGAAGTTGATGACAGAAAAGACTGAAGCTTCTGAATCAGTTTCCAAGCCGAAGTTGTTGACCGAAAAGCCTGAAGCTTCTTGG AAGACTAATGGCAAGAGCAAAATGGAAGCACATGCCTCTTCCCCAGCAAGAAATGTTATGGACTCCTTCTCCAAGCCAACCGAGTCATCCTCTCCAATTCCAGATCACGAATCCAAGGCCCAGGAGGAAAAGGAAACTAGCTCAACTGGCTCTTCTATCTCCGATACACCCCCAAACCATCTATCTTCGGTTCTGGTTATAAGGATTGGTAATCTAAACTCGGAAACAACTGATTCAGAGATACACTCGAGGTGCTTGTCCATTGGCTCTTTCGAAGGACTTGTTAGAGTTAGAGAGGACAGTGTTGAGGTTTTGTTTCGAGCTAGAAGCATGAACGAAGCAAATTCTATACTGAAAAA GCTAAACGAAGCAACCGTAGATCACTCTCAATGGACGGCTGAGGTTGTACCAGAAGCCAATGAAGCTTCTAAAGAGCAAATGGGTAGGCGGATCAGTAGTTCTTTCGAAGATATGAAGACGCAACTAATGATGCGACAGATTCTTGTGAGAGACTTGGAAATGTTGGTGCACTCGGTAGTACATCTGGAGAATCATCCAATGGATCAAGAAGGAAACTAA
- the LOC106309687 gene encoding uncharacterized protein LOC106309687 isoform X2, with protein MFAARVRASLKPLLHGRHSSSLNRNRTLASEIVAISRRVVLDRFNGGDWTLSSLRSNGNGERIKLFHRGVHCSSTQCYSSESDGVKAHTNMDDLFSELGSVKKDRNREAVVELLTKKPETFQVEKPELSQKTKGKKKKKKHEQASDSVSKPKLMTEKTEASESVSKPKLLTEKPEASWTNGKSKMEAHASSPARNVMDSFSKPTESSSPIPDHESKAQEEKETSSTGSSISDTPPNHLSSVLVIRIGNLNSETTDSEIHSRCLSIGSFEGLVRVREDSVEVLFRARSMNEANSILKKLNEATVDHSQWTAEVVPEANEASKEQMGRRISSSFEDMKTQLMMRQILVRDLEMLVHSVVHLENHPMDQEGN; from the exons ATGTTTGCGGCGAGAGTAAGAGCTTCTCTTAAACCTTTGCTCCACGGAAGACACAGCTCCTCTCTAAACCGAAACCGTACGTTAGCAA GTGAAATTGTAGCGATTTCGAGGCGTGTTGTACTCGATAG GTTCAACGGTGGAGATTGGACTCTGTCTAGCTTGCGTTCAAATGGAAACGGAGAAAGAATCAAACTTTTTCACCGGGGAGTTCACTGTAGTTCCACACAGTGCTATTCCTCGGAATCTGATG GAGTGAAAGCTCACACAAATATGGATGATCTTTTCTCAGAGCTGGGTTCTGTGAAGAAAGACCGGAACCGGGAAGCGGTCGTGGAGCTGTTAACTAAGAAGCCAGAGACGTTCCAGGTTGAGAAACCAGAGCTTTCTCAG AAAACCAAAGGCAAGAAGAAGAAGAAGAAGCATGAACAAGCTTCTGATTCAGTTTCTAAGCCGAAGTTGATGACAGAAAAGACTGAAGCTTCTGAATCAGTTTCCAAGCCGAAGTTGTTGACCGAAAAGCCTGAAGCTTCTTGG ACTAATGGCAAGAGCAAAATGGAAGCACATGCCTCTTCCCCAGCAAGAAATGTTATGGACTCCTTCTCCAAGCCAACCGAGTCATCCTCTCCAATTCCAGATCACGAATCCAAGGCCCAGGAGGAAAAGGAAACTAGCTCAACTGGCTCTTCTATCTCCGATACACCCCCAAACCATCTATCTTCGGTTCTGGTTATAAGGATTGGTAATCTAAACTCGGAAACAACTGATTCAGAGATACACTCGAGGTGCTTGTCCATTGGCTCTTTCGAAGGACTTGTTAGAGTTAGAGAGGACAGTGTTGAGGTTTTGTTTCGAGCTAGAAGCATGAACGAAGCAAATTCTATACTGAAAAA GCTAAACGAAGCAACCGTAGATCACTCTCAATGGACGGCTGAGGTTGTACCAGAAGCCAATGAAGCTTCTAAAGAGCAAATGGGTAGGCGGATCAGTAGTTCTTTCGAAGATATGAAGACGCAACTAATGATGCGACAGATTCTTGTGAGAGACTTGGAAATGTTGGTGCACTCGGTAGTACATCTGGAGAATCATCCAATGGATCAAGAAGGAAACTAA
- the LOC106309687 gene encoding uncharacterized protein LOC106309687 isoform X4 produces the protein METEKESNFFTGEFTVVPHSAIPRNLMVGVKAHTNMDDLFSELGSVKKDRNREAVVELLTKKPETFQVEKPELSQKTKGKKKKKKHEQASDSVSKPKLMTEKTEASESVSKPKLLTEKPEASWKTNGKSKMEAHASSPARNVMDSFSKPTESSSPIPDHESKAQEEKETSSTGSSISDTPPNHLSSVLVIRIGNLNSETTDSEIHSRCLSIGSFEGLVRVREDSVEVLFRARSMNEANSILKKLNEATVDHSQWTAEVVPEANEASKEQMGRRISSSFEDMKTQLMMRQILVRDLEMLVHSVVHLENHPMDQEGN, from the exons ATGGAAACGGAGAAAGAATCAAACTTTTTCACCGGGGAGTTCACTGTAGTTCCACACAGTGCTATTCCTCGGAATCTGATGGTAG GAGTGAAAGCTCACACAAATATGGATGATCTTTTCTCAGAGCTGGGTTCTGTGAAGAAAGACCGGAACCGGGAAGCGGTCGTGGAGCTGTTAACTAAGAAGCCAGAGACGTTCCAGGTTGAGAAACCAGAGCTTTCTCAG AAAACCAAAGGCAAGAAGAAGAAGAAGAAGCATGAACAAGCTTCTGATTCAGTTTCTAAGCCGAAGTTGATGACAGAAAAGACTGAAGCTTCTGAATCAGTTTCCAAGCCGAAGTTGTTGACCGAAAAGCCTGAAGCTTCTTGG AAGACTAATGGCAAGAGCAAAATGGAAGCACATGCCTCTTCCCCAGCAAGAAATGTTATGGACTCCTTCTCCAAGCCAACCGAGTCATCCTCTCCAATTCCAGATCACGAATCCAAGGCCCAGGAGGAAAAGGAAACTAGCTCAACTGGCTCTTCTATCTCCGATACACCCCCAAACCATCTATCTTCGGTTCTGGTTATAAGGATTGGTAATCTAAACTCGGAAACAACTGATTCAGAGATACACTCGAGGTGCTTGTCCATTGGCTCTTTCGAAGGACTTGTTAGAGTTAGAGAGGACAGTGTTGAGGTTTTGTTTCGAGCTAGAAGCATGAACGAAGCAAATTCTATACTGAAAAA GCTAAACGAAGCAACCGTAGATCACTCTCAATGGACGGCTGAGGTTGTACCAGAAGCCAATGAAGCTTCTAAAGAGCAAATGGGTAGGCGGATCAGTAGTTCTTTCGAAGATATGAAGACGCAACTAATGATGCGACAGATTCTTGTGAGAGACTTGGAAATGTTGGTGCACTCGGTAGTACATCTGGAGAATCATCCAATGGATCAAGAAGGAAACTAA
- the LOC106312755 gene encoding uncharacterized protein LOC106312755, with the protein MVVVESLGHGEQETVDFSDTPRFSDDLGSGSACSTPFVSAPSSPGRDPPPGYFFSAPSSPIHFFLRSAAATSEKSKLDSSSPGDFEFDFSSRLSSSSGSLGGVPMTSAEELFSNGQIKPMKLSSHLQRPQFLAPLLDLEEEDEEEGKAEGRRGRDLKLRSRSVHRKARSLSPLRNAAYQWNEEEEVVVGESEVKECIRKLQEDYEDETKSSNENVTSAETTPSCSASSSRSSSYGRNSKKWIFIKDLLHRSKSEGRGNGKEKFWSNISFSPSTFKDKKLKSEAENAAVENKKQKQKQSAPAKKTPAAGKPTNGIAKRRGSQPSAHELHYTTNRAQAEEMKKRTYLPYRHGLFGCLGFSSKGYSALNGLARSLNPVSSG; encoded by the coding sequence ATGGTTGTCGTCGAGAGTCTTGGCCACGGCGAGCAAGAAACCGTCGATTTCTCGGATACGCCGCGTTTCAGCGACGATCTCGGCTCCGGCTCCGCTTGCTCCACTCCCTTCGTCAGCGCTCCGTCCAGTCCCGGCCGCGATCCGCCGCCGGGCTATTTCTTCAGCGCGCCGTCGAGTCCCATTCACTTCTTCCTCCGCTCTGCCGCCGCCACGTCGGAGAAATCGAAGCTCGACTCGTCCTCCCCCGGCGACTTCGAGTTTGATTTCTCGTCGCGGCTGTCTTCGAGCAGCGGTTCTTTGGGCGGCGTGCCGATGACCTCCGCGGAGGAGCTTTTCTCCAACGGTCAGATCAAGCCGATGAAGCTCTCTTCCCACCTCCAGAGGCCTCAGTTCTTAGCGCCGCTTCTGGATCTTGAAGAAGAAGACGAGGAAGAGGGGAAGGCGGAGGGTAGGCGAGGGAGGGATCTGAAGCTGAGAAGCAGATCTGTTCACCGGAAAGCGAGATCTCTCTCTCCGCTACGAAACGCAGCGTATCAGTGGAACGAAGAGGAAGAGGTAGTCGTTGGAGAGAGCGAGGTGAAGGAGTGCATACGTAAGCTTCAGGAAGACTACGAGGACGAAACGAAGAGTAGTAACGAAAACGTGACGTCAGCCGAAACGACGCCGTCTTGCTCGGCTTCTTCCTCTCGATCGTCGTCTTACGGGAGGAACTCGAAGAAGTGGATATTCATCAAGGATCTGCTTCACCGGAGCAAAAGCGAAGGAAGAGGAAACGGCAAGGAGAAGTTCTGGTCCAACATCTCGTTCTCTCCTTCCACCTTCAAAGACAAGAAGCTCAAATCGGAAGCGGAGAACGCAGCCGTCGAGAACAAGAAGCAGAAACAGAAACAATCAGCGCCGGCGAAGAAGACTCCGGCCGCCGGAAAACCAACAAACGGAATAGCGAAACGGCGAGGGTCGCAGCCGTCGGCTCACGAGCTGCATTACACAACGAACAGAGCTCAGGCGGAGGAGATGAAGAAGAGGACGTACTTGCCGTACAGGCATGGGCTCTTTGGCTGTTTGGGGTTCAGTTCCAAAGGTTACAGTGCATTGAACGGTTTAGCCCGAAGCTTAAACCCGGTTTCATCCGGTTAA
- the LOC106311092 gene encoding uncharacterized protein LOC106311092 codes for MDGFGSNPRTLAVDQWMAIVNGKGYGVGGATQFHPTKSSTSDFKLSIPPPPGAVQTTRTSAHVPVPWSFITPETKRKKRIATYKAYAMEDKVKTTVKKGFHWIKNRCSQIIH; via the coding sequence ATGGACGGGTTCGGGTCTAATCCAAGGACACTCGCCGTTGACCAATGGATGGCGATAGTTAACGGTAAGGGTTACGGCGTTGGTGGAGCAACCCAGTTTCACCCGACCAAGTCCAGCACGTCAGATTTTAAGCTGTCTATCCCACCTCCGCCGGGAGCAGTTCAGACGACACGCACGAGTGCTCATGTTCCTGTCCCGTGGAGTTTCATCACCCCGGAAACGAAGAGAAAGAAGAGAATCGCGACGTACAAAGCTTACGCGATGGAAGATAAAGTTAAAACCACGGTTAAAAAAGGGTTTCACTGGATCAAGAACAGGTGCTCCCAGATTATACATTAA